DNA from Devosia yakushimensis:
TACGGCCGGGGGCCAGGCGGTCGCCGATCCCGACAAGGAACTGGGGCAGGCCCGCATCGATATTCTCAAGGCCACGCCCGCCATTGCCAATGTGCCGGCTGTGCTCAATGACCGCTTTATCCTGGTCAATTCGGTGCAGGGCCAGCCCGGTCCCAGCACGGTGGATGCCGTCGAAAGCATGGCCCGGGCCTTCCACCCGGAAGCCTTTGGCCAATAGGCGAACCATGATGCACCACCGCTCAGACATGGTCGCAAGCCCAAACCAGAGCAGGTTGCTGGGCGTGCTGCGCTCCACCCGGGCCGAGCATGAGGGCGCGGTCGTGCCCGCTCCCTCTGTCCCGGAGGAGCGGCGCTCGCTGCTGTCCTATGGCCTTGCCATGGTGCTGCTGGCATGTCTGTTGCTCGTGCTTATGCTGGCCGGCTTGATGCTTGGTTCGGTCCAGGTGCCGGCTCAGACCGCGCTCGGCGTCATCGTCAATGCCGTGGCGGGCACCGAGATTGTTCCCGCCACCTGGCGCGGCGTCTATGAAACCATCATCATCGAAACACGGGTGCCGCGCGTGATCCTCGCCGCCGTGGTGGGGGCGACCCTGGCGGCAACCGGCATGACCATCCAGGCCATTGTCCGCAATCCCCTGGCCGGTCCCAGCATTCTGGGCGTGTCCTCGGGCGCGGCCACCGGGGCGGTGATCGTCATGCGCTGGGGCCTCATCAGCCTTGGCGCCTTCACCCTTTATTTTTCGGCCTTTGCCGGGGCGCTGGCGACGCTCATCATCGTCTTCTGGGTGGCGCGCAGCGGTGGGCAGATGACCCCGACGCGGCTGGTGCTGGCCGGCATCGCCATGAGTTCGGTCTTGAGTGCGCTCACCAGTCTTTTGGTCCTCACCTCGCCCGATCCGCAATTGGCGGCGCGGGTGCTGTTCTGGACGCTGGGTGGGTTCGGGTCGGCGCAGTGGAAGCTCTTGCCCCTGCCCATTGCGGCACTGGTCATCGGCCTGGGGCTGATGCTGGTCCAGGCGCGGCGGCTCAATCTGTTGATGGCGGGCGATGAAAGCGCGGCGGCTTTGGGGCTCAATATCAACCGCTTCCGCCAGGTCATGTTCGTGCTCACCGCGGCGCTGACCGGGGTCATGGTGGCGGTCTCGGGCGTCATCGGCTTTGTCGGGCTGATCGTGCCTCATATCGTGCGGTT
Protein-coding regions in this window:
- a CDS encoding FecCD family ABC transporter permease yields the protein MLRSTRAEHEGAVVPAPSVPEERRSLLSYGLAMVLLACLLLVLMLAGLMLGSVQVPAQTALGVIVNAVAGTEIVPATWRGVYETIIIETRVPRVILAAVVGATLAATGMTIQAIVRNPLAGPSILGVSSGAATGAVIVMRWGLISLGAFTLYFSAFAGALATLIIVFWVARSGGQMTPTRLVLAGIAMSSVLSALTSLLVLTSPDPQLAARVLFWTLGGFGSAQWKLLPLPIAALVIGLGLMLVQARRLNLLMAGDESAAALGLNINRFRQVMFVLTAALTGVMVAVSGVIGFVGLIVPHIVRFLVGADHRRALPAVALVGASFTVGADLVARTLISPLELPVGIVTALVGGPFFIWLLRRDAKTGERPA